The following is a genomic window from Phoenix dactylifera cultivar Barhee BC4 unplaced genomic scaffold, palm_55x_up_171113_PBpolish2nd_filt_p 000550F, whole genome shotgun sequence.
AACTTATCAGGCATAAGATGCAAGGATGCAGAGAACTTGGAGGACATAAAGGAATGTGTAGCGCCAGAATCAAATAGTACTGAAGCATCAACAGAGTTGATGGGAATCATACCTGCCACAACTCTATCACTGGCACTAGCATCCTGTTGTGTCAGTGCGTACACCCGTGCAGCTCCTCTCTGCATCTGATCAGTTGGTCTAGAAGGTCCAGATTCAACTTTCTTTTTGTTCGGGCAATCTCTGGCTATGTGTCCTGGCTGCCCACATATAAAACATGCTTCTATCCTCTTCAAGCAAGGACCAGAATGCATTTTGTCACAGTAATAACAAGCcttaaatttcttcttcttgttaggAGGGCCTTCAAAGTTTCTTGGTCGGTTCATTAGATTCCTTGATGTCTCGGCCCTTTTCTGCTCACCTCTTTCCTTCCCTGATTTATTCAGATCTGCTTCTACCTTCAGTGCTCTCTCCAGGGCCTCTCCGTAGCTGGTAAAAATCAGAACTGACAACCGGGATCGAATTTCATCCCTCAAGCCTTGCTCAAACCTATTAGCCTTGCTTCTCTCAATCTCTATCATCTGAGGGCAGAACCGACCCAGCTTAGTAAATTTGTTGGCATATTCTAGCACAGTCATATCATCTGTCTGCCTCAGAGATAAAATTCATTTTCTTTAAATATTCTGACTGACTCAGGAAAATACTGGTCATAAAACATCTTCTTGAATTCCTCCCATGTCGGTAGCTCGTCCTCACCCTCGAGTGCAGCTTCAATAGCCGTCCACCAGAACTCTGCATTCCCCTTCAGCATAGGGATAGCCAATCTGACCTTTACTTCTTCGGGATATTGCAAGGCTTTGAACATCTTCTCTACCTCCCGAATCCAGGTCTCAGCAACCAGAGGGTCAGCTCCACCGTCAAACATAGGTGGGTTGAGCCTACGGAATCGCTCATAGTAGGACTCAATGGACTGTGCAAGTCGGACAGTGGCATGCACCTGCTGCTGCATCTGCATCTGCATCTGCTGTTGCATCTGTATCTGCTGTTCCATCTGCTGCTGCATCTGTTGCTGCATTTGCTGTTGCATCTGAAGGAGCTGAGTCATCACCTGACTTGCTCCTGCAAAATCGGCCTGGGTGACAGCTGGATTAGGAGTTTGCTCGGCTGGCTGCCTGGCAACTCCTCTCCCTCTTGCTCCTCTCCTCCGAGCTGCAATATTTGCCAAGACTTCATTCTCTCTGTTCCTCATTTTcacctatataaaaaaaatattagcataattcaattaactaattttctttattttgaatatGCCGAATTTAATTTAACGGGACTTAACTACCCATTTCCCTTactaaaactctttttttttttaccctttattaaacctattgctctgataccactaaatctCACGCCCCAAATCCGGATCATGACACAGCCGTGCTATTGCTATCTTATgcacacaataacacgaagccacataaaatttcataataaaaataaatagtttcatttactaaTATCATAACATTGTTCATGAAGTTGGaacagtacagagcttctaaaatcagattattacataacattttcaattaccccaaccctgaataacatcaagctccctgctcctagtggtcttaatcatctgtaggaaaaaaataaataaaaaggtatgagctacacagctcagtaagtaaccaggtactatcttattggatcaagtacaattatgccaatgcagtgattaaaataaaacattttatagatgatatacacaaatcaggtcataaagcaatgcatgttctatccataaaagttcataatcatgataatgcaagtcatataaaaatattgccatttatccatactttataaaatatactctcagacggatgtgctgctatggtcactataatcctgtgacagggcctgttaatcttagtcaactaattctgttattcgttaccaactttaacccgttggcagagggcctgttattctttggatgctagctccagggtgtcgactggcctctatttctagaggtggtcatagctatctgagagttcataaatcatattctttttctttcataaatcataatcatcataaataggtttgaaaatgataaatggcattatataatttaaaatgcataaacatgcctcaaatatcatttttcatacagtctaacataatcataatttcataactcatacaccatcaaatattcatgaaggatgctctttaatcaaattcatgaattacatgcaatcatatacttgatcctaattttgagaaaaatatatcataagcaatacattttcataatgatgaataaacagtaatttaaaaactttaagatcagtGCCAAGGTTACTTACTGCAATATGCTTTCCAATTTCTTACGTCCGGATGACAAATCCTTGATCACctaaataaatcacataggggtcgcattattctctatttattttataattttctaatttatcataacatgaatttacttgcttggatctcaagtccaatttatttaatttagagCCCTTGGCCTCGATTTAGAACCAGATTGGGTTCACGTAGGTCAATTGGGTCTTTAATTAAAGAATTGGGCTCGGTTCCTGATTGGGTCTAGCCCTATCGGGTCAATTTGGTCTTCTGATTATGTTATTGGGCTcaatttcaagtccaattaagtttaattttggtccagggtcaatgtggctcatctaggcttgagtcagggtcagcccaaagtcaaTTCGGTCTCAATTTAGTTAAAATGgttttgaattgggcttgattcATATTCAATTTGGGTCTGCTGAGACTAACTCAGCTTAATTAGGTTCAGATCCAActcaattgggtttaatttgGTTCGGATTTAACCCAATTTATAGTTTGGGTTCGTCCGGACTTAGCCTAATCTGACTGGGCTCGGTTTtaatcaaatttggctaaaccctttttcttttttttatcttctcCTCCCCCTTCCTTCTCCCGTGAAGGGGAATAGGCTCAGGAGAGGGTCGGCTTGGGGCCGACGGCACCAGCTGCGCCTATGGCAGCCTCGGTAGCCGCGGTCTGCCTCCCCCTCTTCATctctcttattctttttttttttcttcctccccttctttcTCCCGTGGAGTGGAGATCGGACTCGGGGAGGGCCTGAGCCACAGCCGGTGGCGCTC
Proteins encoded in this region:
- the LOC120106506 gene encoding intrastrand cross-link recognition protein-like, with translation MRNRENEVLANIAARRRGARGRGVARQPAEQTPNPAVTQADFAGASQVMTQLLQMQQQMQQQMQQQMEQQIQMQQQMQMQMQQQVHATVRLAQSIESYYERFRRLNPPMFDGGADPLVAETWIREVEKMFKALQYPEEVKVRLAIPMLKGNAEFWWTAIEAALEGEDELPTWEEFKKMFYDQYFPESVRIFKENEFYL